A genomic segment from Desulfurispirillum indicum S5 encodes:
- a CDS encoding bacteriohemerythrin → MSIELPQFGDVRTGIPIVDDQHRELLSLMGNLHDLLVSPGTGDDVQVFLMAREALLRYIGEHFACEERLMRCHGLDVRHVLLHLREHERFTHRAYMVALSHGDDFCVDDTRQLLEFLIHWWHSHLPTDRSMARQIAAVLAGSQASDAYDDDFSRFTLEAKRQS, encoded by the coding sequence ATGAGTATTGAGCTTCCACAGTTCGGGGATGTGCGTACGGGCATCCCCATTGTGGACGACCAGCATCGGGAGCTGTTGAGCCTTATGGGGAATCTGCACGATCTGCTTGTGTCACCGGGCACTGGCGATGACGTGCAGGTTTTTTTGATGGCGCGGGAAGCGCTGCTGAGGTACATAGGGGAGCACTTTGCCTGTGAGGAGCGGTTGATGCGCTGTCACGGGCTGGATGTGCGCCATGTTCTGCTTCACCTGCGCGAGCATGAGCGCTTTACTCATCGCGCCTACATGGTGGCCCTCTCCCATGGCGATGACTTCTGCGTCGATGACACCCGCCAGCTGCTGGAGTTTCTCATACACTGGTGGCACAGCCACCTGCCTACGGATCGCAGTATGGCCCGGCAGATTGCCGCCGTTCTGGCAGGAAGCCAGGCCAGCGACGCTTATGATGATGACTTTTCACGATTTACCCTGGAAGCAAAGAGGCAATCATGA
- the trpA gene encoding tryptophan synthase subunit alpha, giving the protein MNIYSRIIPYITLGYPDLETTQAFLELCYELGIKRIEIGIPFSDPMADGPVIQEANDYALARGINFRSLEALRIDTGKADHYVMTYANLFYHYGPADTFQWLTRLGYRGAIIPDLSFEQRDDFAAEVPEDFALVPFIATTTDDGRVEAITSRSAGFIYAVSSPNVTGQAVDNFSLIEAKISLARQHTSTPIFIGFGIKDGQTAAKAMAIADGAIIGTALIQCIQPDAGRERNISALRQFLQGLQLAD; this is encoded by the coding sequence ATGAACATCTACAGCCGCATCATTCCCTACATCACCCTTGGCTATCCCGACCTGGAAACGACCCAGGCCTTTCTTGAGCTGTGCTACGAGCTGGGCATCAAGCGTATTGAGATCGGCATTCCCTTTTCCGACCCCATGGCAGACGGGCCGGTGATCCAGGAGGCCAATGACTACGCCCTGGCGCGGGGTATCAACTTCCGCAGTCTGGAAGCGCTGCGCATCGACACGGGCAAGGCCGACCACTATGTCATGACCTACGCCAACCTTTTTTATCACTATGGTCCGGCTGACACGTTCCAGTGGCTTACCCGGCTTGGCTACCGTGGCGCGATCATCCCCGATCTGAGCTTTGAGCAGCGTGACGACTTTGCGGCGGAGGTTCCCGAAGACTTTGCGCTGGTGCCCTTTATCGCCACCACAACTGACGATGGGCGAGTGGAAGCGATTACCTCCCGCTCGGCGGGATTCATCTATGCCGTCAGCTCACCCAATGTCACGGGTCAGGCAGTGGATAACTTCTCGCTTATTGAGGCAAAAATTTCGCTGGCCCGCCAGCACACCAGCACCCCCATTTTCATCGGCTTTGGCATCAAGGATGGCCAGACGGCGGCCAAAGCCATGGCGATCGCCGATGGCGCCATCATCGGCACGGCCCTGATCCAGTGCATTCAGCCGGATGCCGGCAGGGAGCGCAATATCAGCGCGTTGCGCCAATTCCTTCAGGGATTGCAACTTGCAGACTAA
- the dnaG gene encoding DNA primase has product MRKIRQDSIERVLNAVDIVEIVGGHVHLRKAGGSHIGLCPFHSEKTPSFHVTPDKGLYYCFGCGAGGNASKFLMEKLGMTFVEAMELLSQKTGVALEYESGTEPREDSRRENLLTLNRRVLLSFRNQLGKNARARQYLESRLIPGQLIDEFGLGYADGREYSLLELFEENHDDLLELGLIASGEDKRLYDRFRQRVMFPIWDAAGGVVGFAGRDLSGKSPAKYMNSPESGLFEKKKLLYAYHIAKASIRKKRRAIVVEGYFDVIRAHQQGLTETVAVMGTSLSTYHARLLGQQTDVYVVFDGDEAGLRAALRTSELLTQSDLALRVVFLPDGHDPDTYFQRHRVEQFEELLSQARDVGEFRIDRLLESSSGDVTQLSQAVRELREFINRIPDSIRRQAYANYLRERTQIDPFGSGQSPSGRSRMRPPRSGGNLSTGQPLGSEASGSFLRESLRKVKKPVDKNDAAPYLLKVMFSSEEMFEEISSALGSDILSAPYSTIKDQATSWHLERLPLEQIIERLMDSPLAAPMAHILSLDIGKEDILGMTPDIIEKIESLYMHHRHENLKQQLFAPSPSESGAPLSEDERRRMLQELLEIQRELTS; this is encoded by the coding sequence ATGCGCAAAATCCGCCAGGACAGTATTGAACGAGTACTCAACGCGGTGGATATTGTCGAGATTGTCGGTGGGCATGTGCACCTGCGCAAGGCGGGCGGCAGCCACATCGGCCTCTGTCCTTTCCATTCGGAGAAAACCCCATCATTTCACGTTACCCCGGACAAGGGGCTCTACTACTGCTTCGGCTGTGGCGCCGGGGGCAATGCCAGCAAATTCCTGATGGAAAAGCTGGGGATGACCTTTGTGGAGGCCATGGAGCTGCTTTCCCAGAAAACTGGAGTGGCGCTGGAGTACGAGTCGGGCACGGAGCCTCGCGAGGACAGTCGGCGCGAAAATCTTTTGACCCTGAATCGCCGTGTGCTGCTGAGCTTTCGCAACCAGCTGGGCAAGAATGCACGGGCGAGGCAGTACCTGGAGTCGCGCCTGATTCCCGGACAGCTGATTGACGAGTTCGGCCTTGGCTACGCCGATGGCCGGGAGTACTCGCTGCTGGAGCTGTTTGAGGAAAATCACGACGATCTGTTGGAGCTGGGGTTGATTGCCAGTGGCGAAGACAAGCGGCTCTACGATCGCTTTCGCCAGCGGGTGATGTTTCCCATCTGGGATGCTGCCGGTGGCGTGGTGGGTTTTGCCGGGCGGGACCTGTCGGGCAAGAGCCCGGCCAAGTATATGAATTCGCCGGAATCGGGCCTCTTTGAGAAGAAAAAATTGCTGTATGCCTACCATATCGCCAAGGCGTCCATCCGCAAAAAGCGGCGCGCCATCGTGGTGGAGGGATACTTTGACGTCATCCGCGCCCACCAGCAGGGATTGACGGAGACGGTGGCGGTCATGGGAACCAGTCTTTCCACCTACCATGCCCGCCTGCTGGGGCAGCAGACGGATGTCTATGTGGTTTTTGACGGAGACGAGGCCGGTTTGCGGGCTGCTTTGCGGACTTCTGAACTGTTGACCCAGAGCGATCTGGCCCTGCGGGTAGTTTTTCTGCCCGATGGTCATGATCCTGATACCTACTTTCAGCGCCACCGGGTGGAACAGTTTGAGGAGCTGCTGAGCCAGGCGCGGGATGTGGGAGAGTTTCGTATCGATCGTCTCCTTGAAAGCAGCTCCGGCGATGTGACCCAGCTTTCCCAGGCGGTGCGGGAGCTGCGGGAGTTTATCAACCGCATACCCGACAGTATCCGGCGCCAGGCTTATGCCAATTACCTCAGGGAGCGCACCCAGATAGATCCTTTCGGGTCAGGGCAGTCGCCGTCGGGCCGTTCGCGCATGCGTCCTCCCCGCAGTGGCGGAAATCTGTCGACAGGGCAACCCCTTGGCAGCGAAGCTTCCGGAAGTTTTTTGCGGGAAAGTCTCCGGAAAGTCAAAAAGCCCGTTGATAAAAATGATGCAGCACCATACCTTCTTAAAGTAATGTTCTCTTCGGAAGAGATGTTCGAGGAGATATCCAGTGCACTGGGTAGTGATATACTGTCTGCGCCATACAGTACGATTAAAGATCAGGCCACATCCTGGCATCTTGAGCGGCTCCCCCTGGAGCAGATCATCGAGCGCCTGATGGACAGTCCTCTGGCTGCCCCCATGGCTCATATTCTGAGCCTTGATATTGGCAAGGAAGATATCCTGGGCATGACGCCCGATATTATAGAAAAAATAGAGTCCCTCTACATGCATCACCGCCATGAAAACCTGAAGCAACAGCTGTTCGCACCTTCCCCATCTGAATCGGGGGCCCCTCTGTCCGAGGATGAACGGCGCAGAATGCTGCAGGAGCTGCTGGAAATTCAGAGGGAGCTCACTTCATGA
- a CDS encoding type II toxin-antitoxin system RelE/ParE family toxin: MYTIKLLPEFESWLGSLRDRSTRIRLLRRLEKAQRGLLGDVKPLGDGVYEMREPFGPGWRMYYAMHGNVMIIMLAGGEKSSQPDDIALAKELFKQVSSLSKNETHAGN, translated from the coding sequence ATGTACACGATCAAGCTGCTACCGGAATTTGAAAGCTGGCTCGGTTCCTTGCGTGACCGCTCTACTCGCATACGCTTGCTACGTCGCCTTGAAAAAGCGCAGCGAGGGTTGCTCGGCGATGTAAAACCCTTGGGAGATGGTGTATATGAGATGCGAGAGCCTTTCGGCCCAGGATGGCGCATGTACTATGCAATGCATGGCAATGTAATGATTATCATGCTTGCCGGTGGAGAGAAAAGTAGTCAGCCTGACGACATTGCCTTAGCAAAAGAGCTTTTCAAGCAAGTCAGCAGCTTATCAAAAAACGAAACACACGCAGGTAATTGA
- a CDS encoding ATP-binding protein, with the protein MEISLFFQEQQKLLRHVSPRIKRSLFAHIDWSQRLIGIIGQRGVGKTTLMLQALKEQYGTSDHALYISVDNPFFKAISLYEFAIHFEQLGGKTLYIDEVHKYSDWSSHLKSIYDSTQLNIVFSGSSMLQIHAQEADLSRRAIIHRLANLSFREYLSLIGAGTFPAISLGELFAQHTSMAGEVAAHIKPLKHFNDYLAHGCYPFICEGPDTYQSKLVSIINQILESDLPYVTQIPVTQIDKLKKLLYLLAESAPFEPNISKLAAMTEISRATMGDYLRYLEQASLLQRVPSATKGTGRIRKPEKIYLYNTNLACAINKTPHIGTSRETFFVNQIKSSFYNTTSLLDTSIALSANGDFRIDNQFTIEVGGKNKGYGQIKDIADSYLAVDDMETGFKNTIPLWLFGFLY; encoded by the coding sequence ATGGAAATATCACTCTTCTTTCAGGAGCAGCAAAAGCTCCTCAGGCATGTGTCACCCCGGATAAAGCGCTCCCTCTTTGCCCATATCGACTGGAGCCAGCGTCTCATCGGCATTATAGGCCAGCGTGGCGTCGGTAAAACCACACTGATGCTGCAAGCTCTGAAAGAGCAGTACGGCACAAGTGACCACGCCCTCTACATCAGTGTCGATAACCCGTTTTTCAAGGCCATTTCCCTCTATGAGTTTGCTATCCACTTTGAACAGCTGGGCGGAAAAACGCTTTACATTGATGAGGTTCACAAATACTCCGACTGGTCATCCCACCTGAAGTCAATTTACGATTCCACCCAGCTCAATATTGTCTTTTCCGGCTCATCCATGCTGCAGATTCACGCACAGGAAGCCGATCTTTCCCGCAGGGCAATTATTCATCGTCTTGCCAATCTTTCGTTTCGCGAGTACCTCAGCCTTATCGGGGCAGGTACCTTTCCCGCAATATCCCTGGGCGAACTCTTTGCACAGCACACCAGCATGGCAGGAGAAGTCGCTGCCCACATAAAACCCCTCAAGCACTTCAACGACTACCTGGCGCACGGCTGCTACCCCTTTATCTGTGAAGGGCCAGACACCTACCAAAGCAAACTGGTCAGCATCATCAATCAGATACTCGAAAGCGACCTGCCTTACGTCACTCAGATTCCGGTGACACAAATCGATAAACTCAAAAAGCTCCTCTATCTGCTGGCCGAATCAGCCCCCTTCGAACCCAATATTTCCAAACTCGCGGCCATGACAGAAATTTCGAGAGCCACCATGGGCGACTACCTGCGCTACCTTGAGCAAGCCTCGCTGCTTCAGCGTGTTCCCAGTGCCACCAAAGGCACTGGGAGAATCAGAAAGCCAGAGAAAATATACCTCTATAATACCAACCTTGCCTGCGCCATCAACAAAACCCCGCACATCGGAACCAGCCGGGAAACCTTTTTTGTAAACCAGATCAAAAGCAGTTTTTACAACACAACGTCGCTGCTGGACACCTCCATCGCTCTGAGCGCGAACGGCGACTTCCGTATTGATAACCAGTTCACCATTGAAGTCGGCGGGAAAAACAAAGGGTACGGGCAGATAAAAGACATTGCCGATTCCTACCTGGCTGTTGACGATATGGAAACGGGATTCAAGAATACAATCCCGCTGTGGCTCTTCGGGTTTCTGTACTGA
- the thiD gene encoding bifunctional hydroxymethylpyrimidine kinase/phosphomethylpyrimidine kinase, with amino-acid sequence MTIPCVLSIAGSDPSGGAGIQADLKVFSALETYGAAAITCLTVQNTIKVHDALMLDGVFVRAQVERVLEDIPINVIKTGMLGNGDIARHVGEAIEGRTIVCDPVMISKSGYALMNQDAMDAIMEHVVARATILTPNFHELLALAQADESADPLECGERIMQRFPRLQALLVKGGHINEQATTVTDTLIMRHGGGFSHHSSTHPRIDTPNTHGTGCTLSSAIAAYLARSNGDMVEAVQQGIAYVHRLITRAAQGSVGKGNGPLLHHVPR; translated from the coding sequence ATGACCATTCCCTGCGTTCTTTCCATCGCCGGTTCCGATCCTTCAGGCGGAGCGGGCATCCAGGCTGATCTGAAGGTTTTTTCCGCCCTTGAAACCTATGGCGCTGCGGCCATTACCTGCCTGACGGTGCAGAACACCATCAAGGTCCACGATGCGCTGATGCTGGATGGTGTTTTTGTACGCGCCCAGGTGGAGCGGGTGCTGGAGGATATTCCCATCAACGTGATCAAGACGGGGATGCTGGGCAATGGGGATATTGCCCGCCACGTGGGGGAGGCCATTGAGGGCCGCACCATTGTCTGCGACCCGGTGATGATTTCCAAGAGTGGCTACGCGCTCATGAATCAGGATGCCATGGACGCCATTATGGAGCATGTGGTGGCCCGAGCCACGATTCTGACGCCCAACTTCCACGAGCTGCTGGCGCTGGCACAGGCTGATGAAAGCGCTGACCCGCTGGAGTGCGGTGAACGCATCATGCAGCGCTTTCCCCGTCTGCAGGCGCTACTGGTGAAGGGAGGACATATCAACGAACAGGCGACTACGGTCACTGATACGTTGATCATGCGCCATGGCGGCGGTTTCAGCCACCACTCCTCCACCCATCCGCGCATTGACACGCCCAACACCCACGGCACGGGCTGCACGCTTTCATCGGCGATTGCAGCGTATCTGGCCAGGTCCAATGGCGACATGGTGGAGGCCGTTCAGCAGGGCATTGCCTATGTGCACCGGTTGATCACGCGGGCGGCGCAGGGGAGTGTTGGCAAAGGCAATGGGCCGCTGTTGCACCATGTGCCCCGCTGA
- a CDS encoding (deoxy)nucleoside triphosphate pyrophosphohydrolase yields MKHIDVTCAIIEKDTHILIAQRSESMSMPLKWEFPGGKIQAGEPASDSIIREIREELCLDIRILAPLPPSTHQYPNLQVTLHPFVCTPTSNTITLTEHADHQWLSVDEVLTYDLAEADIPVLQSYRVYKQQEKGKHQIKALIYTT; encoded by the coding sequence ATGAAACACATTGACGTCACCTGCGCCATAATCGAAAAAGATACCCACATCCTTATTGCCCAGCGCAGCGAGTCCATGTCCATGCCCCTCAAGTGGGAATTTCCCGGCGGCAAAATTCAGGCCGGTGAGCCCGCCAGCGACAGCATTATCCGTGAAATACGCGAAGAGCTGTGCCTGGATATCCGGATACTTGCCCCACTGCCACCCTCCACCCACCAGTACCCCAACCTTCAAGTCACCCTGCACCCTTTTGTTTGCACTCCCACAAGCAATACCATTACACTGACCGAGCACGCCGACCACCAGTGGCTGAGCGTGGATGAGGTATTGACATACGATCTGGCTGAAGCGGATATTCCCGTTTTACAGAGCTACCGCGTGTACAAACAGCAGGAGAAGGGAAAACACCAAATCAAGGCACTCATATATACCACTTGA
- a CDS encoding addiction module antidote protein → MNKHIPLNTLPEFDMAEHLKSEADMLEYLQQVLEEGDSGELAAALGHVAKARGMSQIALASGIKREALYKALRPNSKPRFETIQRVCAALGIKLTVTLAEGKTLPH, encoded by the coding sequence ATGAATAAGCATATACCCCTGAATACCCTCCCCGAATTTGACATGGCAGAGCACTTGAAAAGTGAAGCTGATATGCTTGAATACCTGCAGCAGGTCCTTGAAGAGGGTGACTCCGGGGAACTGGCAGCAGCACTGGGCCATGTTGCCAAGGCCAGGGGAATGAGTCAAATTGCTCTGGCCAGCGGAATCAAGCGCGAAGCCCTGTATAAAGCTTTGCGCCCCAACAGCAAGCCACGATTCGAAACTATCCAGCGCGTCTGTGCCGCGCTTGGAATCAAGCTGACCGTGACCCTTGCTGAGGGTAAAACTTTGCCGCATTAG
- the thiL gene encoding thiamine-phosphate kinase, which translates to MSASPYREFHLIEELLQQLPHHRRQGGILKTGAGDDAAALHTLHSPVVTTDTQREGVHFQRAWLTGRQLGQKAAMVCLSDLAASYATPQALFINLCLPENTDQPYLLDLYRGFGDALETYGGVLAGGNISSSRENDLAIDLFAIGEGYAPMPLRSNARPGELLCSSGYLGLARAGLHALMHGHHAPASLLEAFRAPRARFDAAPILHTAEVTTLMDISDGLQGDSEKIASASGVSIELHIAQEHLHPDLREYATQHHLDPIAMIAGGGEDYELLFTCSEQQLKSIRTKLPTVQVVGRILPRGAQPVTGAAGASFVHGVDWKP; encoded by the coding sequence ATGTCAGCTTCACCATACCGTGAATTCCACCTTATTGAAGAGCTCCTGCAGCAACTCCCGCACCATCGCCGCCAGGGCGGCATCCTGAAGACAGGAGCCGGTGACGACGCCGCCGCCCTGCACACCCTGCACAGCCCCGTCGTCACCACCGACACCCAGCGCGAGGGCGTACACTTCCAACGCGCCTGGCTGACCGGACGCCAGCTGGGACAAAAAGCCGCCATGGTGTGCCTCAGCGACCTGGCCGCCTCCTACGCCACACCCCAGGCCCTCTTCATTAACCTGTGCCTGCCGGAAAACACCGATCAGCCCTACCTGCTGGACCTCTACCGCGGATTTGGTGACGCCCTGGAAACATACGGCGGTGTACTGGCAGGGGGCAACATCAGCAGCAGCCGTGAAAACGACCTGGCCATCGACCTCTTCGCCATCGGCGAAGGCTACGCCCCCATGCCCCTGCGCAGCAACGCCCGACCCGGCGAACTGCTGTGCAGCAGCGGGTACCTGGGCCTTGCCCGCGCCGGACTCCACGCCCTCATGCACGGGCACCACGCCCCCGCCTCCCTGCTGGAAGCCTTCCGCGCCCCCCGCGCCCGCTTTGATGCCGCCCCCATACTGCACACAGCCGAAGTGACAACCCTCATGGACATCAGCGACGGCCTGCAGGGCGACAGCGAGAAAATCGCCAGCGCTTCAGGCGTCAGCATTGAACTGCACATTGCCCAGGAACACCTCCACCCCGACCTGCGGGAATACGCCACGCAGCACCACCTCGACCCCATCGCCATGATCGCCGGTGGTGGTGAAGACTACGAACTGCTCTTCACCTGCAGCGAGCAGCAGCTGAAAAGCATCCGCACCAAACTCCCCACCGTGCAAGTGGTGGGCCGGATTCTTCCCCGTGGCGCACAGCCGGTTACCGGAGCGGCTGGAGCATCCTTTGTGCATGGAGTGGATTGGAAGCCATGA
- a CDS encoding type II secretion system protein → MQKISETPSVAVPVNRKKRQKGFTLIELIMVIVILGILAAIAVPQFVDLSEEAQGAADTANLNAARSAVNMLLASNDGGGAVGTYPTVTELANNLGGTAAVSTITVGETTIYTFGAREAANANCSGATTAVTDSVRCLSLDASGAN, encoded by the coding sequence ATGCAGAAGATTTCCGAAACGCCATCGGTTGCCGTACCCGTGAATCGTAAAAAACGTCAGAAGGGCTTCACCCTCATCGAACTTATCATGGTTATCGTTATCCTGGGTATTCTGGCGGCCATCGCGGTGCCCCAGTTTGTGGATCTGAGTGAGGAGGCACAAGGGGCTGCGGATACGGCCAATTTAAATGCTGCGCGTAGTGCTGTTAATATGCTACTTGCCTCAAATGATGGTGGCGGAGCCGTAGGTACCTATCCTACGGTAACTGAGCTAGCAAACAACTTGGGTGGAACGGCGGCTGTAAGTACTATTACCGTAGGTGAGACCACTATTTATACCTTCGGAGCGCGGGAAGCAGCTAACGCCAACTGCAGTGGTGCAACAACTGCGGTTACTGATTCGGTTCGGTGTCTCAGCCTGGACGCAAGCGGAGCAAATTAA
- a CDS encoding response regulator: MTISEQNPLDGQSILYVDADETTRTLISRMLSKRGARVAAVASAGVALKAFHVQPPSTVIAGQDVGEPALPEFIRALQGENSPATPVILYTESSLQDAAEIPHLFHVPRNAGFGVLVKVLQRIS, from the coding sequence ATGACCATTTCTGAACAGAACCCCCTTGATGGACAGTCCATTCTCTATGTGGATGCTGACGAGACAACCCGTACCCTGATTTCCCGCATGCTCAGCAAGCGCGGTGCCCGCGTGGCGGCTGTCGCCTCTGCCGGTGTTGCCCTGAAGGCTTTCCATGTTCAGCCTCCCAGTACGGTGATTGCCGGTCAGGATGTAGGTGAGCCCGCGCTGCCGGAATTTATCCGTGCCCTGCAAGGGGAGAATTCTCCGGCAACTCCTGTTATCCTCTACACGGAAAGTTCGCTGCAGGATGCTGCTGAAATTCCGCACCTCTTTCACGTTCCCCGCAACGCCGGATTCGGCGTTCTGGTGAAGGTTCTGCAACGCATTTCCTGA
- a CDS encoding ATP-binding protein, whose product MTETQNIEYKQSWRDDHLKWICGFANAGGGVLFIGRNDRGQVTGAPEAHRLLEELPNKVRDILGILVAVNLCTEGDKEYLEIVVEGHPNPISCKGEYYLRSGNTNQLLKGAALDRFLLNRYGRTWDGSPLPGVTVADLSPSALAQFRQLARRSGRLDTAALKEPDAALLDKLKLMEGSYLKRAAALLFHPDPLSFFSGAFIKIGYFRPDADLVYHDEVNGDLFTQAALALDLLMTKYLKAVVTYEDIVRVERFPVPREALREALLNALVHRDYMNTAPIQIRVYDDRLVLWNPAVLPDGWTEQTLLEPHISQPHNPDIANAFFRAGEIEAWGRGIERIFSACHEARTPEPYIRLHAGGIWTEFVFSQEYFEHLSGGTAQKTSGKTSGKTSGKIVELIRENPKITIPEMAVHLEKSARTIEQQLSRLREEGVIVRIGPAKGGHWEIIDR is encoded by the coding sequence ATGACTGAGACACAAAACATTGAATACAAACAATCCTGGCGCGATGATCACCTCAAGTGGATTTGCGGCTTTGCCAATGCAGGTGGTGGTGTACTGTTCATTGGCCGCAACGACAGGGGCCAGGTGACTGGCGCCCCGGAAGCGCACCGCTTACTGGAGGAACTGCCCAATAAGGTTCGGGATATCCTGGGTATCCTGGTAGCAGTCAATTTGTGCACAGAGGGTGATAAGGAGTATCTGGAGATTGTCGTAGAGGGTCACCCCAACCCGATCAGCTGCAAGGGTGAGTATTACCTGCGCAGCGGCAACACCAATCAGCTGCTCAAGGGAGCTGCGCTGGATCGCTTTCTTTTGAATCGCTATGGCCGCACATGGGATGGCTCGCCCCTTCCCGGCGTGACAGTAGCTGACCTGTCTCCTTCAGCTCTTGCTCAGTTTCGGCAATTGGCTCGGCGCAGCGGGAGGCTGGATACTGCTGCATTGAAAGAGCCTGATGCGGCATTGCTGGATAAGCTGAAGCTCATGGAGGGTTCCTACCTGAAGCGAGCTGCGGCATTGCTGTTCCATCCCGATCCACTGTCTTTCTTCAGTGGGGCTTTTATAAAAATCGGTTACTTCCGTCCAGATGCTGATCTGGTGTACCACGACGAGGTCAATGGCGATTTATTTACCCAGGCGGCGCTCGCCCTTGATTTACTGATGACCAAATACCTGAAAGCGGTAGTCACCTACGAAGATATTGTCAGGGTAGAGCGTTTTCCGGTGCCACGGGAAGCGCTGCGTGAGGCACTGTTGAATGCGCTGGTCCATCGCGACTACATGAACACGGCTCCGATACAGATTCGTGTTTATGATGACCGGCTGGTACTTTGGAACCCTGCCGTGCTGCCGGATGGCTGGACCGAGCAGACCCTGCTGGAGCCGCATATATCCCAGCCCCATAATCCTGATATCGCGAATGCATTCTTCCGCGCCGGTGAAATTGAAGCCTGGGGGCGAGGCATTGAGCGCATCTTCTCCGCCTGTCACGAAGCACGTACTCCAGAGCCATACATCCGCCTGCATGCCGGAGGCATATGGACAGAATTTGTGTTTTCACAAGAATATTTTGAACATCTTTCAGGCGGCACTGCCCAGAAAACTTCGGGGAAAACTTCGGGGAAAACTTCGGGGAAAATCGTCGAGCTCATTCGCGAAAATCCTAAAATAACCATTCCCGAAATGGCGGTACATCTTGAAAAATCTGCCCGTACGATCGAGCAGCAGCTTTCACGGCTTCGTGAAGAGGGCGTGATTGTCCGAATTGGACCCGCAAAAGGCGGCCACTGGGAAATTATTGACAGGTAA